The Dermacentor silvarum isolate Dsil-2018 chromosome 11, BIME_Dsil_1.4, whole genome shotgun sequence region ATGCGTATATGCACCGCAAAATCTGAACTATGACAGTAAGACTCGCTATTTACGTTCTTATCTTTTTAAAGAATTGGTTCCGCCACAGTGTTGCAATTTTCTAAAATCATTCAGATGGTAGCATTGCGACAGTAAATCAAATGACTGCTTACACATATTTTCAGTGACGTACAAATACTACCACATGGTTATTGCACTTGAAAGGATGGCATTTAGAAATTACGAAGGTTAGAAAAAGATACTTTAATTTGGTGTGAAATTAAAGTGTGAAAGCAAAACTTGGACACTAGAGAAGAGAAGGGATGACATACAGTGTTGACTTCCTCCCGGTTTATTCTTTTCAGAACAGATGCTTTTATATGATTTACGCACAACCACGAAAATACGTGTtacaaaataaaaacgaaaaattGAAAGTGATCTAAAAAAAGTCTACTCAAaacgaaaaaggaaaagaaaaaaaattggagggacacttaagcttcgcctttaagagcagaacgcgatagcgttattgggcctTGTTCGCattacatttttctttatgagtaggcttccctgcaacacacaacgtgggaaagccagctcacaaagaccaatcttacaccgatccccttaaagtcggcttcgcttTTAAACAAATACAtcgctgggaagacatttttccaggggcaatataagccacCTTATATCAAAATGCAAAGGCCCATAACTAATAACTTTTTgatattatttcattaattgtttgctgttgcccctaAGCAGGCGTGTCCAACTACCGAGGAGGCaagtgccatctggatggggttatTGCAAGTGACCTATCCGAGAGCGCTgttgttgttatggtagaaatgctggaaaaggggtttgtgcttaaGTCTCCTCGTAACagagttatgttttcttgtacattcaaattacaatccgatgctatcatgtctgcaggttgtgttaaagtcgtactttactattttctGACGGTTATTACTTTGAGaacgccttgcgccacacggagggacTGCGCATTCGGGGtgattcgggatgattttcttggccaggcaacgcccccgacgccggattttctgcgacacagggctcttaatgctgtcgcgttaaaaagtgACACCAATGTGATGTGGATGCTACGAAATGGAGGTTCCACGTTTCAAGTTTAAAAACTTTGGTTCTTTTTCAGTCGGAGCAATACAAAGTACACTGTATTTTGTATTGCCTTTTGAATAGATTTTTCTCATTTTCCTCACCTTTTTTCCCCCCAATTTTACACATATTTTTGCAGTTGTCCGTGAATCATATTAAACTATCTATTTGAAAAAGAATGAACCAATGGAATTCATCGCTGTTTGTTGCCCCTTCCCTTATCTGGTCTCTACGTTTTACTTTCGTGCTGTTagtttaaatgtttttttttcaactagACCAAACCTGCACCCTGCCTGCTTGGTGCTCAAGTTGGCCTTAAAATGCCGGACCTGGCATCATCGACATCACTGCGGTGTCATGAAACACAGCAACACTCACTGACATTGTGTAACTATAAGAGTAGGCATCATGACACTTCTCATAAATAGAATGATAAACAAGAGTGCTGCGTACATTTCTTATGGCTGTGCTCACATGTGGCAGTCACAGTGATAACAGAAATGGCATGAGTTAGCATGTCGCGATGCATTCGCCTCGTGGGTGTGGGAACAAAAAACAATTACTCTAGAAAGTCGCTCTGGTATCTGCCAGTATTCTTTCTAGTGTTTACAGGGTTTCAGACTTCATTTAtcgaaaaatgaaaatgactagTTGGAAAGCGGCGGGTCAGTGCTCCTCTAGAAATAATTGCCAAATCATTGTCGCTAAAGTGAGGTCAAAGTGTATGGGAACTTGCTACGATTAAGGCAGTAAATAAGAGCAATAAATGACACCTCAAGAGATTTGTCCATAATAGCTCGAAAGCTGTGCAAGGCTCTAGAAACTTCAAAAAAAATTGTGTAATTTTCTGCTGCACGCACACCATGACACCAGTATTGCAATTTCTTTGCAAGGACTCCGCCAAAACATGGAAATTTAATTGTAATTTACTAAAATATGCACAAATCTGTAAATAATCTGTGGTAAAGATTCTCAGTGAAAAACGATTTAAATTATATATAAATGGGCACTTCTATGGCTCACAGCCATCAGTTAAGTTATTATGGCTGTGATgcctcaaataaaaaaaagaaaacacaggtCTAGGAAGCTTGTTTGTGTCAACGgcaaattgttttttttgttttttagtgcCTTTCAAACGGTGCTCCATGTTTTATGATTGAGAACACGCTGGGAGAGCTTTCCGAACAGCCATTTCAATGCAATGTCTGTGTTTATAGATGAGACGCTGCAAATCACAGCTGTTTTGCAATGACCGTGAGAAGTTGCCTCATGTAGTTGGTGTCCATGTTTCACTACCCCCCTCTTCAAGCGTAATATCTTTCATTACTCTCTCGGAGTAATGAGAACTGGTAAGACTTACCATAAAAATAATGGGTGAAATAAATGTAGCAACAGGCTCTGCATCGATGCTGTGGCTTTTTTGTGGCAGTAAAACTGGGTCCGGGAATTGATAGGCTAACATAGCAGTATTCTTATTAGCAGCTCTCCAGCTTCCTAACACCAAATttgcatggcctctgagatgcgtTGTTCTGCAATCACAACTGCATATGCAACATGGTCTCAAAAGCCATGCTTTTGGAGCTGCAATGTCACCGGTAATTCTTCAACAAATGGAACGCTCTGCGAACGAGCTTAAATTAAGGGCTTCCAGTTAATTTCTGATCACCTTTACTATGCACCCAAAGCTTAGTAAACGAGCATTCGTGCGCTTCTGCCCACGTCATAATGCCACTGCCATAGTTGGGAGAAATCCGGTGATCTTGTGCTTATCGACGAAGTGTCATAGCCAGGGAGCTACCACGGCAGGCATTTTTATTCAGATACATCCACATAATTAAGAAGCAAGGGGGGGAAGCCTCATGCCTGTCTTTTCTCGCGCACCCCTGGCCGGCCCGTGCAGCAGCACCATCATCATCCCGGCTCCCGTGCCTTCCTCTCCGAGCCAGCAACACCCGTGGGGCCACCTCCGCCTCTGTTGCCACCGCCGCCTCCGACTGCACGCGCCTCACAGTCCACCGCCTTCGCAGGGGTGAGTGGCAGTGCACAGATAAGTGCGCGAATTCCGACGTCCACCACTGTTGTTCACCTTAGCCTGCAAACGCTTTCAATTTATCCTAGCTCCTCATCTTGTGTAGCAGAAACGATAGTTTCATCTTGAATCCACAACTTGGCCAGCAGCCAGCTTTTTTGTTAATAAATGCGGTATTCGTTCATTCATCTTTGCTCCTCTCTTTTATTGCTTAGAGGCTGCCATCTGATAAAACCCCATAAAGCAATGGTTGTGATTCTGTATTATACATTCTGGGTAAATTTACAGTTATTTTGAGTAGAGTTAAAATTTAACGGCCTGAAATGGCTCAGTGGGTTTGAGAGGCAACGTAATGTAGAGCTGTGAAGTAATGTTGGCCACCTGAGATTCTGTAACATACACCCTAAGCACGATACATGAGCACTTCTCCATTCCGTcctccatcggaatgtggccgtcATAGTTGTGGATCGAACCTGCAAAATCGTGTTTAGGAGTGCAGCaatataccgtatagactcgtgtaagggctgcacccccaacttggcagctcaaaattttggaaaaaaaaaactttcaatgGAGAAGCTGTCGCGTGTGGTGCCCCAATGCCATTGGCGAATTTTCGCTTCGCTGCGTACTTCTGCATGCCGCTGCTAGATGACGAGAGCTGCGcattgacctctgatgcaatggtacatccgGGGATCTGGGGTGTGCGTTCGGTGATATTATTTGTTAGTCACTTTGTCTTATAGTGTTCCAGGAACCCTTCGAGTTATTTTTTAGTGTGGCAGGAAGTGtagtattaaagaatgagaatGGGGTACTTTTTAATGCGGGCGAGTAAGCTAATGCAATTTTTTTATAAGTATCCCACTGAACATGGTTTTGTTCACATTTAACTAATAAAAAAAGTCGCTTTTTCTAATGGAAAGGCGAATTAGAGACCTGTTATACCGTGCCACATTGTTATTTGAAAAGGCACGCTTAATGGAAATAAATTGCACGACTAATTTTGTGTATTTTTGACTTGGGACATATTTCAGTTATCCTGTACTGAGTGTTCAGAGAATTTTGAGTCAAGAAAAGCAAGTTTGTTGTTAATAGCTGCAAAGTTCACTATCTTATGATCTCTGATGATATTAAAATTGTGACGTGTGCGTGACTGACAGTTAAAGTGAAAAATGCAAAATGGAGCGATCACTCAAGCCTGGTGAGAGCGTTGCAGAAGAAACGATATCACTTGATGACGTAAGAATTAGGTCTAGAATAGATGATGGGTTATTTGTAACACGTGTAGGTAAATTAGCAGTTTTGTGCATGATGGGTCAGATGCAAAATGATAGTAAAATTTTACGTAATTATGTGTGTGCCAAATCTGTTAGAAACAGGGACAGCAAATACATGTAGTACCAACAGTGTGAATGACTGGTCCAGTGTGGCAGTTTTGCACGTTGgtagaggccttcatcctgcagtggacataaatataggctgatgacgatggtgacgatgataatgatgatgattccaTAAAGATGACTAAAGAAGCACGAACTTGACACAAACTGAAAAAAGGCACATACACCCATTACAAGCAGCACCTTTGTGTGTTTGTATGTGCCTTTTTTCTGTCTGTGTCAAGTTTGGGCTTCTTTAGACGTTATGGAGTGTTCCAGTCTCTGACAGTTCGAAAAAAGAATGGGGACGAAAGAGTGATGTGGACGCATGGGCTTACTATGGGGCTGTGTATTTTATGCTTTGATGACTGACAGGCAAGATGCAAACAGACAATGCCACACACTTGTTGCCTGTCGTTGTCATCAATGTGTCATTTGCACTGTTAAAGCACAGTAGACCTTGTTTTTAGTGTTAACGACTTTGGCACTTACTGCTGCTTAgttcttgctgaaattttgcaacatatttttttcttctgcgtcaTTCAGTAAAACACTTGGAATTGCTGTTTGCCTCATCCATCCAGGCTTTCATTTAATAGTCTGCATCTGCAGCCATTCTCTCTTCTGATGGTCAGGTTTGCATGTGACAGTAGCTTTTTACTTTATTTTCTAGAtaacaaaaaaaagcaaatatgCCAAATGCTTTATATAACATTGTAAACAAAAAAGTGGGATCTTGTCAGGAAATTTGAAGCAAAATAAACTAGTGATAAGTGCAAAATCTTCTTTTAAGGTCGCTAGAATAAAAATCCTGGTACAGGATAACTTGCCAATGGGCCCGTCTTGACATCAGAGGTAACCAGGCTGCAAATTATAATGTATAGCACATTCGAGTGATTTGAAGTTGTATTAGGGGACAGCCCCTTCCGAACCTGAAGCAAAGGGGCTGCAGATGTATTGCTTCAGTGCAACGGTCTTTGCCATTGCAGacagcgcagcagcagcaccgCGCTGTGCCGCCGCCGCGGACCCTGCCGTTTGGCGCCGTACCCCAGGTGACGGCATCCCTGCCTCCGACTCCGCTGCCCGACCTGTTCGCCGATCTGGACCCCTTGTCTGAAGGCAGTGGCAAGAGCAGTAGGCATCGCCACACCGCCTTTGGCGAGCTCAAGAGCCCCCTGGACCCCTTGGCCGAAGATGGTGGCAGCAGGCACCACTCCACTTTCAATGAACTCCAGAGCCCACTTGACTCTTTCGCCGAAGGGGTTGATAAACACCAGTACGCCAGCATTGGTGAGCTGAAGAGCCCGCTGAACTCCTCGTCCGAGGGTTTCGGCAAGCTCAACAGCACGAGCATCAGTAGTCCCTTGGACCCCTTTGCCGACGTTGTCGGCAAACCCGACCTCGCCGCTTTTGGAGGGCTCACGAGCCCCTTTGACTCCCTGGTTGACGGTGTCGGCAAGCCCAAAACCAACTCTGGCGAGCAGCTGAAGAGCCCCCTGAGCCCCTTGTCCAAAAGTCTCGGCAGCAACCACGGCGCCTTCAGCGAGCTCCGAAGCCCTCCCAGGAAGCCGCTCACGCCGCTGAGCAGTGCAGTCAGTGGCTGGCAGACTtttgaggaggaggaagaagacgaGGGTCCTCCTCCACCGGCCTTCCCGCCCCCGCCTCCGCCACTGGCCGTTCCACCACCGGATGAGGGCTTCTGCAGTGGCAGCAACGCGTCCTCCGTGTCACCGTCCCGgccagccacggcggccacatcCTCCTCCTCATCGGGCAGCAGCAACATCTTCAGCCGTTGCGGAGCGCAGGACCCTTTTGCGGATGAGTTCTTTGCTGGGCCTGCTGCCTCCGGCAACCAGGTGAGATAGCGGTAATAGACAGACCTAGATTTAACAAAAGTTGCGCTTACCATTTCTTATTCTTCTAGATTTTTTTATATACCTGCATAATACAATTGTTGCTCGTTACAACAGACTGTGATGATCCAGCAAAAAAAGGTTCTTTATATGTGTGTTAGGCCTGAGGAGACTGCTGAGAGACAACCAGTCAGTGCTAAACCAACAACCAAAGCAACTGTTGCACTTTATTGTGTAACCCAATGTATACCCGTTGGtaaagggaaaggggggggggcaccaCCAACTAGTATGTTGATGAGTGGCGACCTCTACAATCCGAACTCTGTTCTATCTAAAATTAGGCTCACAGTATGTTGTGAAATGGTGAAACTTCgcgtatacagtcgaacccacttataacaattcCAGATATAACAATATAGGTTATAACGAATGTTTTTAATTAGCCGTACTACTACAATGAATGCTTCGAATCTGGTCATGGTAAAAAGAGGGCATACGCGAAGTGCCAAAGTACGGAAGCAAGACCAAACTGTGCGCATAGCAGTGTGCGCCCCGCTCCAGTCCAGCCGCAACGATGGAACAGCCTCCGAGATGAGTGAGCGACCGCCTCGCATGAATTTCGGAAGCCGCAAAGGTGGTCACACCACAGAGAAAGATGGCCACGCGTTTTCAAGGCATGCCTCCAGAGCGGAGGCGTGTCCTGTATGTACCATATATATACCTTGTATAAACAGCATAACAGCACGGCCGACCAGGGCTGCCGTGCCGCAGCCGCCCGGCCCGAGCACGTTGACGCCGTCAATGGCACAAACATCGGCTTCAGTTCTTCACACAAAATTGTGGCCGGTAGCATAAACCTATGTCTTAATTTTATCATTCGCGACAAGCGATAACCACTGTCAAATCTGTAGCACATACGAAAGCCGCGGTACGAGGCAAGTTCAATTCCTAGCTCACGTCTGGTCGTCGCTGCACTGCATGCGAGACGGCAAGGCTGCATCACGTAATTGCCTCACAGTCTGGACACCGTGAATAGCAGattggcctaaccagcttcaaaGCTGGCTAGACCTAGCAGCACCCTCAGCGCTTGGCTGAGCCGACAGCGGTGGCTGGTGGTGGTACGCCTGCGTGGTCGACACGA contains the following coding sequences:
- the LOC119433785 gene encoding disabled homolog 1 isoform X6 produces the protein MAVVLETWSNRGAERLWEDEEEDEDSPQEDAMNNHASTRIDGGRRAVRRSNLKKDKGSSSSSSTSKNADPFRFEGEGLLFRAKLIGSQPVPEARGDRMCQDAMTRLKMVVRSSGEHKQRVQLTVSLQGIKIRDDKTGELVFHHPVHRISFISQDASDARAFGYVCMTQDGCHRFIGIKTEKAASQLVVALRDLFQVVLEMKQHELRQAQLEQRQQLQEWKPPTDFSNRGEAQEVICSPQGIQQMETTIAAAATLVSTDPFDTSFIVDPRQHHHHPGSRAFLSEPATPVGPPPPLLPPPPPTARASQSTAFAGTAQQQHRAVPPPRTLPFGAVPQVTASLPPTPLPDLFADLDPLSEGSGKSSRHRHTAFGELKSPLDPLAEDGGSRHHSTFNELQSPLDSFAEGVDKHQYASIGELKSPLNSSSEGFGKLNSTSISSPLDPFADVVGKPDLAAFGGLTSPFDSLVDGVGKPKTNSGEQLKSPLSPLSKSLGSNHGAFSELRSPPRKPLTPLSSAVSGWQTFEEEEEDEGPPPPAFPPPPPPLAVPPPDEGFCSGSNASSVSPSRPATAATSSSSSGSSNIFSRCGAQDPFADEFFAGPAASGNQDCSANSSQARPALLPGLSSSSPWSVSPKAAFFGR
- the LOC119433785 gene encoding protein disabled isoform X4, translating into MAVVLETWSNRGAERLWEDEEEDEDSPQEDAMNNHASTRIDGGRRAVRRSNLKKDKGSSSSSSTSKNADPFRFEGEGLLFRAKLIGSQPVPEARGDRMCQDAMTRLKMVVRSSGEHKQRVQLTVSLQGIKIRDDKTGELVFHHPVHRISFISQDASDARAFGYVCMTQDGCHRFIGIKTEKAASQLVVALRDLFQVVLEMKQHELRQAQLEQRQQLQEWKPPTDFSNRGEAQEVICSPQAESCGEPASSADNKTPTVDDLLDLQSELDSLQEGIQQMETTIAAAATLVSTDPFDTSFIVDPRQQHHHHPGSRAFLSEPATPVGPPPPLLPPPPPTARASQSTAFAGTAQQQHRAVPPPRTLPFGAVPQVTASLPPTPLPDLFADLDPLSEGSGKSSRHRHTAFGELKSPLDPLAEDGGSRHHSTFNELQSPLDSFAEGVDKHQYASIGELKSPLNSSSEGFGKLNSTSISSPLDPFADVVGKPDLAAFGGLTSPFDSLVDGVGKPKTNSGEQLKSPLSPLSKSLGSNHGAFSELRSPPRKPLTPLSSAVSGWQTFEEEEEDEGPPPPAFPPPPPPLAVPPPDEGFCSGSNASSVSPSRPATAATSSSSSGSSNIFSRCGAQDPFADEFFAGPAASGNQVR
- the LOC119433785 gene encoding protein disabled isoform X3; the protein is MNNHASTRIDGGRRAVRRSNLKKDKGSSSSSSTSKNADPFRFEGEGLLFRAKLIGSQPVPEARGDRMCQDAMTRLKMVVRSSGEHKQRVQLTVSLQGIKIRDDKTGELVFHHPVHRISFISQDASDARAFGYVCMTQDGCHRFIGIKTEKAASQLVVALRDLFQVVLEMKQHELRQAQLEQRQQLQEWKPPTDFSNRGEAQEVICSPQAESCGEPASSADNKTPTVDDLLDLQSELDSLQEGIQQMETTIAAAATLVSTDPFDTSFIVDPRQQHHHHPGSRAFLSEPATPVGPPPPLLPPPPPTARASQSTAFAGTAQQQHRAVPPPRTLPFGAVPQVTASLPPTPLPDLFADLDPLSEGSGKSSRHRHTAFGELKSPLDPLAEDGGSRHHSTFNELQSPLDSFAEGVDKHQYASIGELKSPLNSSSEGFGKLNSTSISSPLDPFADVVGKPDLAAFGGLTSPFDSLVDGVGKPKTNSGEQLKSPLSPLSKSLGSNHGAFSELRSPPRKPLTPLSSAVSGWQTFEEEEEDEGPPPPAFPPPPPPLAVPPPDEGFCSGSNASSVSPSRPATAATSSSSSGSSNIFSRCGAQDPFADEFFAGPAASGNQDCSANSSQARPALLPGLSSSSPWSVSPKAAFFGR
- the LOC119433785 gene encoding disabled homolog 1 isoform X5 encodes the protein MAVVLETWSNRGAERLWEDEEEDEDSPQEDAMNNHASTRIDGGRRAVRRSNLKKDKGSSSSSSTSKNADPFRFEGEGLLFRAKLIGSQPVPEARGDRMCQDAMTRLKMVVRSSGEHKQRVQLTVSLQGIKIRDDKTGELVFHHPVHRISFISQDASDARAFGYVCMTQDGCHRFIGIKTEKAASQLVVALRDLFQVVLEMKQHELRQAQLEQRQQLQEWKPPTDFSNRGEAQEVICSPQGIQQMETTIAAAATLVSTDPFDTSFIVDPRQQHHHHPGSRAFLSEPATPVGPPPPLLPPPPPTARASQSTAFAGTAQQQHRAVPPPRTLPFGAVPQVTASLPPTPLPDLFADLDPLSEGSGKSSRHRHTAFGELKSPLDPLAEDGGSRHHSTFNELQSPLDSFAEGVDKHQYASIGELKSPLNSSSEGFGKLNSTSISSPLDPFADVVGKPDLAAFGGLTSPFDSLVDGVGKPKTNSGEQLKSPLSPLSKSLGSNHGAFSELRSPPRKPLTPLSSAVSGWQTFEEEEEDEGPPPPAFPPPPPPLAVPPPDEGFCSGSNASSVSPSRPATAATSSSSSGSSNIFSRCGAQDPFADEFFAGPAASGNQDCSANSSQARPALLPGLSSSSPWSVSPKAAFFGR